Proteins encoded together in one Camelina sativa cultivar DH55 chromosome 9, Cs, whole genome shotgun sequence window:
- the LOC104714689 gene encoding uncharacterized protein LOC104714689, whose product MLRQLPQTITADATPDWLPVGWIVHSTVLRRGRHTKTYTQLRTGKKLSTKDQVLDYIQMEKIREKRESGIEKKKATLKALQDIETAMERPWWLRDERQAEWRIGGSVGGVPYKEMNVNASNDFKTHLKETVPLDENIVVSEDSSGEEYEAGCNEITYVIDEDEEDLSEGEYVEDVENCSNISSAPLRTQPERMKKLESRAKTQCVFEDEDLSSDSDNKLPEAETSKEENGVGETGSLTVEINLDFEPASDSLVENKSGIEGIGTRNIEIIDLESDLIHICDSSKVVEVTQESGDTSEEPLQAQAAHEPGDTSEEPLKAQAAEKSGDKGEETLKAQAAWEEPVDEWRSSVFFPYREAPSHSVLVFDDSNARSSVEDLSNTVELGSILQEKNISGSEKRKKNTETCSSKKNIKKIGIEAPTKKLQRGKTPPSKPHGKKNMDKKPDDWPAPCPNFPFEPLTRSFQVEDDSVIRRYLEQQFAAPGSAMISDFGLPNFSDSQISLNEEPASKKKKSPDPPPCVQVVNSSLPSCSSIGTTSMLQIVAGN is encoded by the exons ATGTTACGTCAGCTTCCACAAACAATTACGGCGGACGCCACGCCGGATTGGCTTCCCGTCGGTTGGATTGTTCACTCTACAGTTCTAAGACGCGGTCGCCACACTAAG ACATACACGCAACTGAGAACAGGGAAAAAGTTGTCTACCAAGGATCAAGTTCTTGATTACATTCAAATGGAGAAGATTCGAGAGAAACGAGAATCCGgaatcgagaagaagaaagcaact TTAAAAGCCTTGCAAGACATAGAGACCGCAATGGAAAGGCCTTGGTGGCTTCGGGATGAAAGGCAAGCTGAGTGGAGGATTGGTGGTTCTGTTGGTGGAGTCCCATACAAGGAG atgAATGTGAATGCatcaaatgattttaaaacCCATTTAAAGGAGACAGTGCCATTGGATGAGAACATTGTGGTATCTGAAGACTCATCAGGTGAAGAATACGAAGCCGGGTGTAATGAAATC ACGTATGTaattgatgaggatgaagaagatttGTCAGAGGGTGAATATGTCGAAGATGTGGAGAACTGCTCCAACATATCCTCTGCCCCT CTACGGACACAGCCAGAAAGAATGAAGAAGTTGGAGTCTCGAGCAAAAACGCAGTGTGTGTTTGAAG ATGAGGATTTGAGTAGTGACAGTGACAACAAACTTCCAGAAGCTGAAACCtcgaaagaagaaaatggtgtGGGAGAGACTGGATCATTAACTGTTGAAATCAACCTGGACTTTGAACCTGCAAGTGATAGTTTGGTAGAGAATAAAAGTGGGATCGAAGGAATAGGAACAAGAAACATTGAGATCATTGACCTAGAGAGTGACTTGATTCACATATGTGACTCATCAAAGGTTGTTGAAGTGACTCAGGAATCAGGAGATACAAGCGAGGAGCCTCTTCAAGCTCAAGCTGCGCATGAACCAGGAGATACCAGTGAAGAACCTCTTAAAGCTCAAGCTGCGGAGAAATCAGGAGACAAGGGTGAAGAGACTCTGAAAGCTCAAGCTGCGTGGGAAGAACCTGTTGATGAGTGGAGAAGTTCGGTCTTCTTTCCTTACAGAGAAGCTCCTTCACATTCTGTGCTTGTTTTTGACGATTCTAATGCTAGATCATCTGTAGAAGATCTTAGCAACACCGTTGAGCTTGGTTCAATCCTGCAAGAAAAGAACATCAGTGGCTCTGAAAAGCGGAAGAAGAATACGGAAACATGTTCATCTAAGAAGAACATAAAGAAGATTGGCATTGAAGCACCAACCAAAAAACTTCAGAGAGGCAAAACACCACCAAGCAAACCGCATGGCAAGAAGAACATGGACAAAAAACCTGATGATTGGCCTGCACCATGCCCAAACTTCCCATTTGAACCACTCACAAGATCATTTCAAGTAGAGGATGACTCGGTAATCCGCAGGTACTTGGAGCAACAGTTTGCAGCTCCAGGAAGTGCTATGATTTCGGATTTCGGATTGCCTAACTTCTCCGACAGCCAAATCTCACTGAATGAAGAACCTGCatccaagaaaaagaagtctCCTGACCCTCCTCCATGTGTACAGGTCGTAAATTCAAGCTTACCTAGTTGCAGTTCCATAGGTACTACTAGTATGCTACAAATAGTCGCAGGAAACTAA
- the LOC104714676 gene encoding uncharacterized protein LOC104714676, protein MADDFPDWTIEDVSPYIKYEAGSVPEYAFIPCIRRSEDEGPDQILTPDEELRLMTKQVTETQGFDMDFKQFHCIFNYLPLDFNENDFVMEPETSRELMDRLSRGALEGYNERENTRYGFVKVIKANLYTTATTAVMYFITFEGKDPSYDQPRGFRAKVCYFYHEPPKYISCNLIPETKVRSIEAAEKEGAKKPRLTEELASV, encoded by the exons ATGGCGGATGATTTTCCAG ATTGGACTATTGAAGACGTATCTCCATATATAAAGTATGAGGCTGGATCTGTTCCTGAGTATGCGTTTATTCCGTGTATAAGACGCAGTGAGGATGAAGGGCCTGATCAAATTCTCACGCCTGACGAAGAGTTACGCCTCATGACAAAACAAGTCACGGAGACACAG GGTTTCGACATGGATTTCAAGCAGTTCCATTGCATTTTTAATTACCTGCCTCTTGATTTCAATGAAAACGATTTCGTCATGGAACCAGAAACCTCCCGAGAGTTAATGGACAGGCTGTCTCGTGGAGCCCTTGAGGGTTACAATGAAAGAGAG AATACAAGATATGGATTTGTCAAGGTTATCAAAGCCAATCTTTACACCACTGCTACTACTGCCGTAATGTACTTCATTACCTTTGAAGGTAAGGATCCTTCCTATGATCAGCCAAGAGGATTCCGAGCTAAAGTCTGCTATTTTTATCATGAACCGCCCAAGTACATCTCTTGCAATCTGATACCTGAGACAAAAG TTCGCTCCATTGAAGCTGCGGAGAAAGAAGGTGCCAAGAAACCAAG ATTAACAGAGGAGCTAGCTAGTGTATAA
- the LOC104714679 gene encoding C2 domain-containing protein At1g63220 has translation MPHGTLEVVLVSAKGLEDADFLNNMDPYVQLTCRTQDQKSSVATGMGTTPEWNETFIFTVSEGTTELKAKIFDKDVGTEDDAVGEATIPLEPVFLEGEIPPTAYNVVKDEEFKGEIWVALSFKPSENRSRGIEEESYGGWKNSEASY, from the exons atgcctcATGGAACTCTTGAAGTCGTTCTTGTCAGCGCCAAAGGTCTCGAGGACGCTGATTTTTTGA ATAACATGGATCCTTATGTGCAACTCACTTGTCGGACTCAAGATCAGAAGAGCAGTGTTGCAACAG gaatgGGGACAACTCCAGAATGGAATGAGACATTTATCTTCACTGTTTCTGAAGGAACAACAGAGTTAAAAGCAAAAATCTTTGACAAAGATGTCGGTACAGAGGATGATGCTGTTGGTGAAGCAAC TATCCCATTGGAGCCAGTATTCTTGGAAGGAGAGATCCCACCAACTGCATACAATGTGGTGAAAGATGAAGAGTTCAAAGGCGAGATTTGGGTTGCTCTTTCCTTCAAGCCCTcg GAAAACCGAAGCAGGGGTATTGAAGAGGAGTCCTATGGAGGTTGGAAAAACTCTGAAGCATCATactaa